A portion of the Panthera tigris isolate Pti1 chromosome E1, P.tigris_Pti1_mat1.1, whole genome shotgun sequence genome contains these proteins:
- the MCRIP1 gene encoding LOW QUALITY PROTEIN: mapk-regulated corepressor-interacting protein 1 (The sequence of the model RefSeq protein was modified relative to this genomic sequence to represent the inferred CDS: inserted 1 base in 1 codon), whose product MTSSPVSRVVYNGKRNSSPRSPPXSSEIFTPAHEENVRFIYEAWQGVERDLRSQMSGSERGLVEEYVEKVPNPSLKTFKPIDLGDLKRRSTPDAKKS is encoded by the exons ATGACCAG TTCCCCCGTCTCCAGAGTCGTCTACAACGGCAAGAGGAACAGTAGCCCCCGCTCTCCCC GCAGCAGCGAGATCTTCACCCCGGCCCATGAGGAGAATGTGCGCTTCATTTACGAAG CCTGGCAGGGAGTGGAGCGAGACCTGCGGAGCCAGATGTCGGGCAGCGAGCGGGGCCTGGTGGAGGAGTACGTGGAGAAGGTCCCCAACCCCAGTCTgaaga CCTTCAAGCCCATCGACCTGGGTGACCTGAAGCGCCGGAGCACGCCTGACGCCAAGAAGTCCTGA